Part of the Pseudomonas sp. ADAK13 genome is shown below.
TTGATGCGCTGGTCAAGCAGGCCTTGTCCCATGCGGCGGCGGGTGCCCAGGTGGTGGCGCCGTCAGACATGATGGACGGCCGCATCCAGGCGATTCGCGAAGCGCTCGAGCTGGCCGGCCACGTCAACGTACGAATCATGGCCTACTCGGCCAAATACGCCAGCGCCTACTACGGCCCGTTCCGCGATGCGGTGGGCTCGGCGCTGAACCTGGGCAAGGCCAACAAGGCCTCGTACCAGATGGACCCGGCCAACAGCCACGAAGCCCTGCACGAAGTGGCGGCAGACCTGGCCGAAGGCGCCGACATGGTCATGGTCAAGCCCGGGATGCCGTACCTCGACATCCTTTATCGGGTCAAAGAGGAATTCAAGGTGCCGACCTTTGTCTATCAGGTGAGCGGTGAATACGCCATGCACATGGCCGCGATCCAGAATGGTTGGTTGAGTGAAGGGGTGATTCTTGAATCCCTGACTGCCTTTAAACGCGCGGGTGCTGATGGCATCCTGACTTACTTCGCCGCCCGCGCCGCCCAATTGCTTAGAGAGCAACAATAGCCCTCACAGGAACACTCGATGAATACCGAAGGACTCACAGAAGTTGCCGTAAAAGACGCTCACCCGGTGGTCGAACAAGTCACCGAGACCCCGCCGGAGCTGGAGCCGGCTCCACCCGTTGCGGTAGCCGAAACGCCAGCTGCCGCGCCGGCGCCGGTGGTTGCGATTACCAACCTGGATGACAGCAGCCTGTACATCCATCGCGAGCTGTCACAACTGCAATTCAACATCCGCGTGCTGGAACAGGCACTGGATGAGTCCTACCCCTTGCTGGAACGGCTGAAGTTTTTGCTGATTTTCTCCAGCAACCTGGACGAGTTCTTCGAGATTCGTGTCGCCGGCCTTAAAAAGCAGATCACCTTCGCCCGTGAACAAGCCGGCGCCGACGGCCTGCAACCGCATCAGGCCCTGGCGCGTATCAGCGAGCTGGTGCACGGCCACGTGGACCGCCAATACGCGATCCTCAACGACATCCTGTTGCCGGAACTGGAAAAACATCAGGTCCGCTTCATCCGTCGCCGCTACTGGACCACCAAGCTCAAGACCTGGGTACGCCGCTTCTTCCGCGACGAAATCTCGCCGATCATCACCCCGATCGGCCTCGACCCGACGCACCCGTTCCCGTTGCTGGTGAACAAGAGCCTGAACTTCATCGTCGAGCTGGAAGGTATCGACGCCTTCGGTCGCGACTCGGGCCTTGCGATTATCCCGGCGCCACGGTTGCTGCCACGGATTATCAAGGTACCGGAAGAGGTGGGGGGGCCTGGCGATAACTATGTATTCCTTTCGTCGATGATCCACGCTCACGCCGACGACCTGTTCCAGGGCATGAAGGTCAAGGGCTGCTACCAGTTCCGCCTGACCCGTAACGCCGACCTCGCGCTGGACTCCGAAGACGTCGAAGACTTGGCCCGTGCCCTGCGCGGCGAACTGTTCTCCCGTCGCTACGGCGACGCAGTACGTCTTGAAGTGGCGGACACCTGCCCGAAACACCTGTCCGACTACTTGCTCAAGCAGTTCAACCTGAGCGAGAGCGAGCTGTATCAAGTCAACGGTCCGGTGAACCTCACGCGCCTGTTCAGCATTACGGGCCTGGACAGCCACCCGGAGCTGCAATACAAGCCGTTCACCCCGCAGATCCCGAAACTGCTGCAAAACAGCGAGAACATCTTCAGCGTGGTAAGCAAGCAGGACATTCTGCTGCTGCACCCGTTCGAGTCCTTCACCCCGGTGGTCGACCTGTTGCGCCAGGCCGCCAAGGACCCGCACGTGCTGGCTGTGCGCCAGACCCTGTACCGCTCCGGCGCCAACTCGGAAATCGTCGATGCGCTGGTAGACGCCGCGCGTAACGGCAAGGAAGTGACGGCGGTGATCGAACTGCGCGCGCGGTTCGACGAGGAATCCAACCTGCAACTGGCCAGCCGGCTGCAAGCGGCCGGCGCGGTGGTGATCTACGGCGTGGTCGGCTTCAAGACCCACGCCAAGATGATGCTGATCCTGCGCCGCGAAGCCGGTGAGATCGTGCGTTACGCCCACTTGGGGACCGGCAACTACCACGCCGGCAACGCCAAGCTCTACACCGACTACAGCCTGCTGACTTCCGATGACGCCTTGTGTGAAGACGTCGGCAAACTGTTCAGCCAGTTGATCGGCATGGGCAAGACGTTGCGCATGAAGAAGCTGCTGCACGCGCCGTTCACCCTGAAGAAGGGCATGCTCGACATGATTGCCCGCGAGACCCAGTTCGCCCTCGACGGCAAGCCGGCGCACATCATAGCCAAGTTCAACTCGCTGACCGATCCGAAGATCATCCGCGCGTTGTACAAGGCCAGCCAGTCGGGCGTACGTATCGACCTGGTGGTGCGTGGCATGTGCTGCCTGCGTCCGGGCATCGCCGGGGTTTCCCATAACATCCACGTGCGTTCGATCATCGGGCGCTTCCTGGAGCACACGCGGGTGTTCTACTTCCTCAACGGCGGCGAGGAGCAGATGTTCCTCTCCAGCGCCGACTGGATGGAGCGCAACCTCGACAAGCGTGTGGAGACGTGCTTCCCGGTGGAAGGCAAGAAGCTGATCATGCGGGTCAAGAAGGAGCTGGAGAGTTACCTCACCGACAACACCCACAGCTGGAGCCTGCAGTCGGACGGGCGCTACGTGCGCAACACCCCGACCGGCAACCAGAACCCGCGCAGCGCCCAGGCGACGTTGCTGGAGAAGCTGGGCAGCCCGATTCTGACGGTGAATTGAGGCTGGAGTTGGCGGCATAAAAAAACGGCCCTATCGAGGGCCGTTTTTTTTGGGGCGCATAGGCATCAACAGAGCAGGGGATGCTTTTGTGGTGAGGGGGCTTGTCCCCCGCTGGGCTGCGCAGCAGCCCCTGATAACGCTACATCGCCCTGTCTGTCAGATTAGTTTTGCAGGTTTTGGGGCTGCTTCGCAGCCCAACGGGGGACAAGCCCCCTCGCCACAGTAGATCGTATCAGCGAACGTTCAGCGTAAACCCAACCCGCGTCAGCCACTCCGCTTCCTGGGCGAAATCCGCCTGGGTCAGCTGGTTTTCATCCAGCCAGTTTTTCGGGAACACCACATCCAGGCTGTCGGCATTGGCGCGCAGCACCACTTGCGGCATTTCCTGGGTACCACGGATGTGGTGGAACAGGATCGCAAAGCGCAGCAGCGCGCACAGGCGAATCAGCTTGATGCCTTCATCACCGAACTCGGCAAACTTGTCCTTCGGAATATTGCGACGGTGGCCGCGTACGAGCAGTGCGAGCATCTGCTGGTCTTCCCGGGAGAAGCCCGCCAGGTCCGAGTGCTCGATCAGGTAGGCGCCGTGCTTGTGGTAATGGTAGTGAGCGATGTCCAGCCCCACTTCATGGACCTTCGCGGCCCAACCCAGCAGTTCGCGCCAGACGCCGTCTTCCAGGTCCCAATCCGCTGCTACCTGGTCGAAGGCATGCAGCGCCTTGCGTTCAACCCGCGCCGCCTGTTCCAGGTCGACGTGGTAACGCTCCATCAGCGAGCTGAGGGTGCGTTCACGGACGTCCTCGTGGTGATGGCGGCCCAGCAGGTCATACAGCACACCTTCACGCAGGGCGCCGTCACAGTGGTCCATGCGTTGCAGTTCGAGGGCATCGAAAATCGCTTCGAGAATCGCC
Proteins encoded:
- the hemB gene encoding porphobilinogen synthase; the encoded protein is MSFTPANRLFPATRLRRNRRDDFSRRLVRENVLTVNDLILPVFVLDGENRREAVASMPGVERLTIDVLLEEAANWVELGIPALALFPVTPSGFKSLDAAEAWNPDGIAQRATRALRERFPELGVITDVALDPFTTHGQDGILDEEGYVQNDITVDALVKQALSHAAAGAQVVAPSDMMDGRIQAIREALELAGHVNVRIMAYSAKYASAYYGPFRDAVGSALNLGKANKASYQMDPANSHEALHEVAADLAEGADMVMVKPGMPYLDILYRVKEEFKVPTFVYQVSGEYAMHMAAIQNGWLSEGVILESLTAFKRAGADGILTYFAARAAQLLREQQ
- the ppk1 gene encoding polyphosphate kinase 1; this translates as MNTEGLTEVAVKDAHPVVEQVTETPPELEPAPPVAVAETPAAAPAPVVAITNLDDSSLYIHRELSQLQFNIRVLEQALDESYPLLERLKFLLIFSSNLDEFFEIRVAGLKKQITFAREQAGADGLQPHQALARISELVHGHVDRQYAILNDILLPELEKHQVRFIRRRYWTTKLKTWVRRFFRDEISPIITPIGLDPTHPFPLLVNKSLNFIVELEGIDAFGRDSGLAIIPAPRLLPRIIKVPEEVGGPGDNYVFLSSMIHAHADDLFQGMKVKGCYQFRLTRNADLALDSEDVEDLARALRGELFSRRYGDAVRLEVADTCPKHLSDYLLKQFNLSESELYQVNGPVNLTRLFSITGLDSHPELQYKPFTPQIPKLLQNSENIFSVVSKQDILLLHPFESFTPVVDLLRQAAKDPHVLAVRQTLYRSGANSEIVDALVDAARNGKEVTAVIELRARFDEESNLQLASRLQAAGAVVIYGVVGFKTHAKMMLILRREAGEIVRYAHLGTGNYHAGNAKLYTDYSLLTSDDALCEDVGKLFSQLIGMGKTLRMKKLLHAPFTLKKGMLDMIARETQFALDGKPAHIIAKFNSLTDPKIIRALYKASQSGVRIDLVVRGMCCLRPGIAGVSHNIHVRSIIGRFLEHTRVFYFLNGGEEQMFLSSADWMERNLDKRVETCFPVEGKKLIMRVKKELESYLTDNTHSWSLQSDGRYVRNTPTGNQNPRSAQATLLEKLGSPILTVN